The Pseudomonadota bacterium genome has a window encoding:
- the porB gene encoding pyruvate synthase subunit PorB produces MMLPSIDIYAANTVSREEFAVSGHRACQGCAEILAVRLALKAFGRNTIMVMATGCMEIISTPLPTTDWKLPWIHVAFENAAAVASGVESALKILMEKNKIPRKDINVVTIGGDGGTSDIGLQALSGALERGHKFTYICVDNEAYMNTGIQRSSSTPYGAMTTTTPPGKKSIGQSTWKKDMPKIAAAHNIPYVATACPSYPFDLLAKIKKAKMVYGPSYIHVLSVCPTGWRIPSNMAIRYGRLAVETGIFPLYEIENGEYRLTYNPEPLRQVGDYLNGQGRFRHLTPETISEIREHVNADWERLKHLCGVK; encoded by the coding sequence ATGATGTTACCAAGTATTGATATCTATGCGGCAAATACAGTTTCAAGGGAAGAATTTGCCGTCTCGGGTCACAGGGCATGCCAGGGTTGTGCAGAGATACTTGCAGTAAGGTTAGCCCTTAAAGCTTTTGGACGTAATACAATAATGGTAATGGCCACAGGCTGTATGGAGATTATATCTACTCCGCTCCCTACTACTGATTGGAAACTACCATGGATCCATGTTGCCTTTGAGAACGCCGCCGCTGTTGCATCAGGTGTTGAATCGGCACTCAAGATTCTCATGGAAAAGAATAAGATTCCACGGAAGGATATCAATGTGGTTACTATAGGTGGTGACGGTGGAACAAGTGATATAGGACTCCAGGCACTCTCAGGTGCACTGGAGCGAGGACACAAGTTTACCTATATATGTGTGGATAACGAAGCCTATATGAATACAGGGATTCAACGTTCATCTTCCACACCATATGGTGCCATGACTACTACAACCCCTCCTGGAAAGAAGAGTATAGGACAATCCACTTGGAAGAAGGATATGCCAAAAATTGCTGCAGCCCATAACATTCCTTATGTTGCCACAGCCTGTCCTTCATACCCCTTTGACCTTCTTGCCAAAATAAAGAAGGCAAAAATGGTATATGGACCATCATATATCCATGTACTCTCGGTATGTCCCACGGGCTGGAGGATACCTTCTAATATGGCGATAAGATATGGAAGGCTTGCGGTTGAGACAGGTATATTCCCATTATACGAGATAGAAAACGGCGAATACAGACTTACATATAATCCGGAACCGCTGAGGCAGGTTGGAGATTACCTTAACGGGCAGGGCAGGTTCAGACACCTGACCCCCGAGACAATATCAGAGATACGGGAACACGTGAATGCAGATTGGGAGAGATTGAAACATTTATGCGGAGTGAAGTAG
- a CDS encoding NAD(P)H-dependent oxidoreductase subunit E: MEVDIGKLNTILNKYGGDKSYILAMFQDIQKEYRYLPKDTLKYICDKLNIPFSKGYEVATFYKAISLKPRGKHTIHVCLGTACHLRGGPNILDSFERVLNVKKGDTTGDGMFTLESVNCLGACALAPLVKVDEKDFGKTTSVTVNKIISEFKDGE, translated from the coding sequence ATGGAGGTTGATATTGGAAAGCTAAACACCATTTTAAACAAGTATGGCGGGGATAAATCATATATACTCGCTATGTTTCAAGATATTCAAAAGGAATACAGATACCTGCCAAAAGATACCCTCAAATATATATGTGACAAATTAAATATACCATTTAGCAAGGGTTATGAGGTTGCCACATTTTACAAAGCTATTTCTCTCAAACCGAGAGGTAAACATACGATCCATGTATGTCTTGGAACAGCGTGCCATCTTCGTGGTGGGCCAAACATTCTTGATTCATTTGAACGTGTGCTCAACGTAAAGAAGGGGGATACAACCGGAGACGGTATGTTTACCCTTGAATCAGTGAATTGTCTTGGTGCATGTGCCTTAGCGCCTCTTGTAAAGGTTGATGAAAAGGACTTTGGAAAGACAACGTCAGTTACGGTTAATAAGATAATCAGTGAATTTAAAGATGGAGAATAA
- a CDS encoding NADH-quinone oxidoreductase subunit NuoF, producing the protein MSPEQLDNIALEYKKKVKIYDKVVKICCGTGCISSGSLKLYDRFKDIINLEGLAAKVLVKKTGCHGLCERGPIVVFGDDEILYQSVGKRNVNEDVKSLIETIKSNKIADKLLYKGDDKTKRYVSPLDIPFYAGQNRIVLSLNGTIDPEDIDEYIQRGGYRALYKALKMNTDEIIDWVQKSGLRGRGGGGFPTGAKWRSCKDAEGQPKYILANGDEGDPGAFMDRSLMEGNPHAVLEGMIIGGYAIGSNQGYIYVRDEYPLAVNRLSKAIEKAREYGFLGRNIFNSGFKFDITIFRGGGAFVCGESTALMSSIEGKAGEPRAKYVHTVEKGLWEKPSNLNNVETWACVPHIINKGWEWFASIGTQGSKGTKVFSLVGKVKNTGLIEVPMGMTLREIIFGLGGGIQGDKKFKAVQTGGPSGGCIPAEYLEMPVDFDSLTKLGSMMGSGGMIVMDERNCMVDVARYFLTFLVEESCGKCTPCREGVRRMYEIVERICNGNGDKGDIEHLEELARAINLGSLCALGQSAPNPVLSTIKYFKDEYLAHIEDKKCPAGVCKALIKFSIVPEKCTGCTLCAHECPVKCITGKKKEVHTIDQAQCIRCGTCYDNCRFDAIKIE; encoded by the coding sequence ATTTCGCCTGAACAACTCGATAACATTGCTTTAGAATACAAGAAAAAGGTTAAAATATATGACAAGGTCGTAAAAATCTGCTGCGGAACAGGCTGTATATCATCAGGGTCTCTTAAATTATACGATAGATTTAAGGATATTATTAATCTTGAGGGTCTTGCAGCAAAGGTGCTTGTAAAAAAAACGGGTTGCCATGGATTGTGCGAGAGAGGACCTATTGTTGTTTTTGGTGATGATGAAATATTATATCAAAGTGTCGGTAAAAGAAATGTAAATGAGGATGTAAAGTCGTTAATAGAAACTATTAAAAGTAATAAGATTGCAGATAAACTCCTCTATAAAGGCGATGATAAAACCAAAAGGTATGTGTCACCCCTCGATATTCCGTTCTACGCGGGTCAAAATAGGATTGTTCTCTCTCTAAATGGCACAATCGACCCTGAAGATATAGATGAGTATATACAACGGGGAGGTTACAGGGCACTCTACAAAGCACTCAAAATGAATACAGATGAAATTATCGATTGGGTGCAAAAATCAGGTTTACGAGGGAGAGGTGGGGGTGGTTTTCCCACAGGTGCAAAATGGCGTTCCTGCAAAGATGCTGAAGGACAACCTAAATATATTCTTGCAAATGGAGATGAGGGAGATCCCGGTGCCTTTATGGATAGGTCGCTTATGGAAGGAAATCCTCATGCTGTACTTGAAGGGATGATCATAGGTGGCTATGCCATTGGCTCTAATCAGGGATATATATATGTGAGGGATGAGTATCCTCTTGCCGTTAATAGACTTTCAAAGGCGATTGAAAAGGCGAGGGAATATGGCTTCCTCGGTAGAAATATATTTAATTCAGGCTTTAAATTCGACATCACCATATTCAGGGGTGGCGGTGCCTTTGTCTGTGGGGAATCCACGGCACTTATGTCCTCTATCGAGGGCAAAGCTGGAGAACCAAGGGCAAAATATGTCCACACAGTGGAGAAAGGACTCTGGGAAAAACCTTCAAATTTAAACAATGTTGAGACATGGGCCTGTGTTCCCCATATAATCAATAAAGGATGGGAATGGTTTGCATCGATTGGTACTCAAGGAAGTAAAGGGACAAAGGTCTTTTCGCTTGTAGGTAAGGTAAAAAATACAGGGTTAATAGAAGTCCCGATGGGAATGACATTAAGGGAAATTATCTTTGGACTGGGAGGGGGTATTCAAGGGGATAAAAAATTCAAGGCAGTTCAAACCGGTGGTCCATCTGGCGGTTGTATACCTGCAGAATATCTTGAAATGCCTGTAGATTTTGATTCCCTTACAAAACTCGGTTCTATGATGGGCTCTGGTGGGATGATAGTTATGGATGAGAGAAACTGTATGGTAGACGTGGCACGCTATTTTTTAACATTTCTTGTCGAGGAATCCTGCGGAAAGTGTACACCATGCAGGGAAGGCGTGAGAAGGATGTATGAGATTGTGGAGCGTATATGCAATGGGAATGGGGATAAGGGCGATATTGAACATCTTGAAGAGCTTGCAAGGGCAATCAATCTGGGTTCTCTTTGCGCCCTCGGTCAAAGTGCACCCAATCCTGTCCTCTCAACAATCAAATATTTTAAAGATGAATACCTGGCACATATAGAAGATAAGAAGTGCCCTGCTGGTGTATGCAAAGCCCTTATAAAATTCAGTATTGTTCCGGAAAAATGCACCGGCTGTACCCTTTGCGCCCATGAATGCCCTGTCAAGTGTATAACAGGGAAGAAAAAGGAAGTACATACAATAGATCAGGCACAATGTATACGATGTGGTACCTGCTATGATAATTGCCGTTTTGATGCGATAAAAATCGAATAG
- a CDS encoding 2Fe-2S iron-sulfur cluster-binding protein gives MVEFKINGKLAKGEKGEPILNIARREGHVIPSLCYHETLGSDGRCRLCVVEVRKGNRKRIVTSCLYGAENGIEVYTESPDVWLVRKTVLELLLARCPDSEIIHHLAGQYGVKNVRYTKDKDKGKCILCSLCVRTCESIVGVSAIDMSGKGPAKKVTTPFDEPSDVCIGCGACVVVCPTGHIYMEDKSGVRTIWKKQFELARCPKCGRYHAPVEQLQFISQKSGTSVDELLVCQDCK, from the coding sequence ATGGTTGAGTTCAAGATAAATGGCAAATTGGCAAAGGGAGAAAAAGGCGAGCCTATTCTTAATATAGCAAGAAGGGAAGGTCATGTTATACCAAGCCTCTGTTACCATGAAACCCTTGGTTCTGATGGCAGGTGCAGACTGTGTGTAGTAGAGGTAAGGAAGGGAAACAGAAAAAGAATTGTTACATCATGTCTGTATGGTGCAGAGAATGGCATTGAGGTATATACAGAATCGCCTGATGTCTGGCTTGTCAGAAAAACTGTTCTTGAGCTTTTACTCGCCAGATGTCCGGATTCAGAAATAATCCACCATCTTGCCGGACAATACGGTGTAAAGAATGTTAGGTACACCAAGGACAAGGATAAAGGGAAATGTATTTTATGCAGTTTATGTGTAAGAACCTGTGAGTCAATTGTAGGTGTCTCTGCCATTGACATGAGCGGTAAGGGCCCTGCAAAAAAGGTTACAACACCATTTGATGAACCATCGGATGTATGTATAGGATGCGGCGCCTGTGTTGTGGTGTGTCCAACAGGACACATCTATATGGAGGATAAAAGTGGTGTAAGGACAATCTGGAAAAAGCAGTTTGAGCTTGCCAGATGCCCAAAATGTGGTAGATACCATGCGCCTGTTGAGCAACTGCAATTCATCTCACAAAAATCAGGAACATCCGTTGATGAACTGCTTGTATGTCAGGATTGCAAGTAG
- a CDS encoding DUF4115 domain-containing protein, whose product MSIDLYKIGQFLKEKREEKGLTIVEISNVLFLRKSLIEAIESGNWDVLPHPVYVKGYIKEYASLLKVYDEIVHDLVEENNAVVIDVPVQQKSEPKRKKLSKTILLYPVTIALIITVFFIFNKTQNNQTPTIKLGNATGHISASSYNNNGVDKKNIPNIPDVKRLMITCHERTWISVVIDETEKKEFMLNPQEIIMLNAKEKFDLLIGNAGGVKLFLNGKDIEFTGKNGEVKRIKLS is encoded by the coding sequence ATGTCCATTGACCTATACAAAATAGGGCAATTTCTAAAAGAAAAAAGGGAAGAAAAAGGATTAACAATAGTTGAAATATCAAATGTTTTATTTTTAAGAAAATCATTAATAGAGGCTATTGAATCTGGTAATTGGGATGTTCTACCTCATCCAGTATATGTAAAAGGCTACATAAAAGAATACGCAAGTTTATTAAAGGTTTACGATGAAATAGTTCACGATTTGGTTGAAGAAAACAATGCTGTGGTCATAGATGTTCCAGTACAACAGAAATCCGAACCAAAGCGTAAAAAACTATCTAAAACAATATTATTATATCCCGTAACCATTGCCCTTATAATAACAGTTTTTTTTATCTTCAATAAAACACAAAACAACCAAACACCAACCATAAAATTAGGGAATGCAACAGGACATATTTCTGCAAGTTCATATAACAATAATGGTGTTGATAAAAAAAATATCCCTAATATTCCTGACGTAAAAAGACTCATGATTACCTGTCATGAAAGAACATGGATAAGCGTTGTTATTGACGAAACAGAGAAAAAGGAATTTATGCTAAACCCGCAGGAAATTATAATGTTGAATGCAAAAGAAAAGTTTGACCTACTCATTGGAAATGCAGGTGGTGTAAAACTTTTCTTAAATGGCAAAGATATTGAATTCACTGGAAAAAACGGTGAAGTAAAGAGAATTAAATTATCGTAA
- a CDS encoding YebC/PmpR family DNA-binding transcriptional regulator, giving the protein MSGHSKWSSIKHKKGAADAKRGKIFTKLIKEITTAARISGGDPEANARLRVAIAQAKAENMPKDNIEKAIKKGTGALEGGERYEEHTYEGYGPGGVAILIETLTDNKKRTTADVRYILTRLNGNLAEAGSVSWLFSKKGYISFDKNAVDGDKIMEIALEAGAEDITEDENEIEVVTNLSSFEPVKKVFDKNGIKYIVAEISMMPQNYVKIEAKNAETMLKLMEALEDSDDVQHVYANFDISAQEMERLSH; this is encoded by the coding sequence ATGTCCGGACATAGTAAATGGAGTTCAATTAAACATAAAAAGGGCGCTGCTGATGCAAAGCGGGGTAAAATATTTACTAAGCTGATTAAAGAAATTACGACCGCTGCCCGCATTAGCGGGGGTGATCCAGAAGCAAATGCAAGACTCAGGGTTGCGATTGCCCAGGCAAAGGCTGAGAATATGCCAAAAGATAATATTGAAAAGGCTATAAAAAAAGGAACCGGCGCCCTTGAAGGTGGAGAACGTTATGAAGAACATACCTATGAAGGATATGGACCCGGTGGGGTTGCAATTCTTATAGAAACATTAACAGATAACAAAAAGAGGACAACAGCCGATGTTCGCTACATCCTTACAAGACTCAACGGTAACCTTGCCGAAGCAGGTAGTGTTTCCTGGTTATTCAGCAAAAAGGGTTATATTTCCTTTGACAAAAATGCTGTAGATGGAGATAAAATAATGGAAATTGCCCTTGAAGCAGGCGCAGAGGATATTACTGAAGACGAAAATGAAATAGAAGTCGTAACTAACCTTTCAAGCTTTGAGCCAGTTAAAAAAGTCTTTGATAAAAATGGTATTAAATATATTGTTGCTGAAATTAGCATGATGCCCCAGAATTATGTAAAGATTGAAGCGAAAAACGCAGAAACCATGTTAAAATTAATGGAGGCGTTAGAGGATTCTGATGATGTTCAGCATGTATACGCAAATTTTGATATTTCAGCCCAGGAAATGGAAAGGTTAAGCCACTGA
- a CDS encoding radical SAM protein gives MSRFVFGPVPSRRLGFSLGVDIIPKKYCSFDCIYCQIGKTTNKEILRKGFFNPYEIVKEVIEKASISKHIDFITFSGSGEPTLNSNIGLMINEIKKRINIPVSVITNGSLLFKEDVRNDLKTADIVLPSLDAASEDIFRYINRPHSLIELSLLTKGLKEFRDEYRGKIWLEIMLIKGINDDIEELKKFKDILKYLNVDKIQLNTVTRPPSEEIKGRIKKTELEEISKFFGNNCEVICTFEKIIVKNEKEDWTEMVLDILKRRSLSLDDIVKITGVSFSKAKNQLHVMEKKGKIKSFHFGEGIFYLKNE, from the coding sequence ATGAGCAGGTTTGTTTTTGGGCCCGTTCCTTCCAGAAGATTGGGGTTTTCATTAGGGGTAGATATTATTCCAAAAAAATATTGTAGTTTTGATTGTATATACTGCCAGATTGGAAAAACTACAAACAAAGAAATACTAAGGAAAGGTTTCTTTAACCCCTACGAAATAGTGAAAGAGGTAATTGAAAAGGCAAGTATATCAAAACATATCGATTTCATAACATTTTCAGGTTCTGGCGAGCCCACATTAAATTCAAATATTGGTTTGATGATTAATGAGATTAAAAAAAGAATAAATATACCAGTATCAGTCATTACTAACGGATCACTATTATTTAAAGAAGATGTGAGGAATGACCTCAAAACAGCAGACATTGTTCTGCCGTCATTGGATGCTGCGAGTGAAGACATATTTCGATACATAAATAGACCACATAGCTTGATAGAGCTTAGTTTATTAACAAAAGGTCTGAAAGAATTTAGAGATGAGTACCGTGGTAAGATATGGCTTGAGATTATGTTGATTAAAGGTATAAATGACGACATTGAAGAACTGAAAAAATTTAAAGATATTTTAAAATATCTTAATGTGGACAAAATCCAGCTTAATACAGTAACAAGGCCACCAAGTGAAGAAATAAAAGGCAGAATTAAAAAGACTGAGCTCGAGGAAATAAGCAAATTTTTTGGAAATAATTGTGAAGTAATATGCACATTCGAAAAGATTATTGTAAAAAATGAAAAAGAAGACTGGACAGAAATGGTATTAGATATTCTCAAAAGAAGGTCACTAAGTTTAGATGATATAGTAAAAATTACAGGTGTGTCGTTTTCCAAGGCTAAAAACCAATTACATGTAATGGAAAAAAAGGGGAAAATAAAAAGTTTTCATTTTGGCGAGGGTATCTTCTATTTAAAGAATGAATGA
- a CDS encoding lactate utilization protein, whose amino-acid sequence MFYTETKEWHTEKMIWRTIKSLKSNYFDAVSFTKREELVNAVLSYVKPKMKVGFGGSITIRELGIVERLKKEDVTLLDHWKEGLAKEEIDKIRMQQLTSDLFISGANAITEKGEIINIDGFGNRINSITFGPKKVIIIAGYNKIVPDIDAGLERIKRIAAPINAKRLNLTLPCTETGYCHDCKSEARICRVISIIQRKPYSTDISIFLMNEELGF is encoded by the coding sequence ATGTTTTATACAGAAACGAAAGAATGGCATACAGAAAAAATGATATGGCGAACGATAAAATCATTGAAATCAAACTATTTTGATGCAGTATCTTTTACAAAAAGAGAGGAACTGGTTAATGCAGTGCTGAGCTATGTAAAGCCGAAGATGAAAGTCGGCTTTGGTGGTTCTATAACCATAAGGGAACTGGGTATTGTTGAGAGACTGAAGAAGGAGGATGTAACACTCCTCGACCATTGGAAAGAAGGGCTTGCAAAAGAAGAGATAGATAAAATCAGAATGCAGCAACTAACGTCAGATCTTTTCATCTCCGGTGCTAATGCGATAACGGAAAAGGGTGAAATAATCAATATTGACGGGTTCGGGAACAGAATCAACAGTATCACATTTGGTCCCAAGAAGGTCATCATCATTGCAGGTTATAATAAGATAGTTCCGGATATAGATGCAGGACTGGAGAGAATCAAAAGGATAGCTGCGCCTATCAATGCAAAAAGGTTGAATCTTACGCTGCCATGTACTGAGACAGGTTACTGCCATGACTGTAAGTCTGAAGCAAGAATATGCAGGGTTATATCTATTATACAGCGAAAACCATATTCAACAGACATCTCAATTTTCTTAATGAATGAAGAACTGGGCTTTTAA
- a CDS encoding IMP cyclohydrolase has protein sequence MKIKRAVISVSNKSGLQELASFLKNYSVEILSTGGTKKYLDGIGVSPIEVSAYTGFPEIMDGRVKTLHPKVHGGILNIRDNKEHQKAMESLNIKHIDMIVVNLYPFKEVISKGCTFEEAIENIDIGGPSMIRAAAKNFKYVTVVIDPDDYSRVMENMKANNGETTEDLRFYLAKKVFYSTSEYDSNIYKYLSKIKR, from the coding sequence ATGAAAATCAAAAGGGCTGTGATAAGCGTATCAAACAAATCTGGCTTACAGGAATTGGCATCCTTCCTAAAAAACTATAGTGTTGAAATATTATCTACTGGTGGAACGAAGAAGTACCTTGACGGAATAGGGGTTAGCCCCATAGAAGTAAGTGCATACACTGGTTTTCCTGAAATAATGGATGGAAGGGTAAAAACACTTCACCCAAAAGTCCATGGTGGCATCCTCAATATCAGGGATAACAAAGAACATCAAAAGGCAATGGAATCCTTGAATATAAAACATATCGACATGATAGTTGTGAATCTTTACCCCTTCAAAGAAGTAATAAGCAAGGGATGTACATTTGAAGAAGCTATAGAAAACATAGATATTGGCGGGCCATCAATGATTAGAGCAGCAGCAAAAAATTTCAAGTATGTCACAGTAGTTATTGATCCGGATGACTACTCAAGGGTTATGGAGAATATGAAGGCTAATAACGGGGAAACAACAGAGGATTTGAGGTTTTATCTTGCAAAAAAGGTATTCTACTCAACTTCCGAGTACGATAGCAATATCTATAAATATTTATCAAAAATAAAACGTTAA
- the purD gene encoding phosphoribosylamine--glycine ligase, translated as MKILVLGGGGREHALIWKLSQSKNVKALYCVPGNGGISEMADCIEMDINDIRGLIDFSKKEYIELVVVGPEGPLASGVVDAFEKEGIPIFGPPKKGAQIETSKIFAKELMDRHKVPTASFETFFKYNDAQTYLKSIQPPYVIKADGLCAGKGAYVIFDKQEGEDVLRALMVELIHGNAGKNVIVEHFLPGVEASYIAFTDGISILPLLASQDHKPLLDDDRGPNTGGMGAYTPIPFINSAMERDINDSIMNRTIHALSNEGIDYKGALYGGLMLRNNEPYVLEFNARLGDPETQPILFKMESDILPILLACVEGKLDSIKKIEWKSGVSVCVVVASRGYPDKPEKGKIIKGLEKLKNEKDVIVFHAGTKKVGNDYYTSGGRVLGVTATGETFKDAINKVYEAVSCIEFDGMHYRKDIGRKALNTGNRG; from the coding sequence ATGAAAATTCTTGTATTAGGGGGTGGTGGTAGAGAACATGCCCTTATATGGAAACTATCGCAGTCAAAAAATGTAAAAGCCTTATACTGTGTGCCAGGCAATGGTGGAATTTCTGAAATGGCAGACTGTATTGAAATGGATATAAATGACATAAGAGGCCTTATTGACTTCTCCAAAAAGGAATATATAGAGTTAGTTGTAGTCGGACCTGAAGGCCCGTTGGCATCTGGTGTTGTGGACGCTTTTGAAAAAGAAGGTATACCAATATTTGGTCCGCCTAAAAAGGGAGCACAGATAGAAACAAGTAAAATTTTTGCGAAAGAGTTGATGGACAGACATAAAGTACCAACTGCATCTTTTGAAACATTCTTCAAATATAACGATGCGCAAACATATCTAAAAAGTATCCAACCTCCTTATGTTATCAAAGCTGATGGGCTATGTGCAGGAAAGGGGGCTTATGTAATATTCGACAAACAGGAAGGTGAAGATGTTTTAAGGGCATTGATGGTAGAACTCATCCATGGAAATGCCGGTAAAAATGTAATTGTTGAGCACTTTTTACCAGGCGTTGAGGCTTCGTATATAGCCTTCACCGATGGTATATCAATCCTTCCATTGCTCGCCTCTCAGGATCATAAGCCATTACTCGATGATGACAGAGGTCCAAACACAGGTGGCATGGGCGCATATACACCGATACCCTTTATAAACAGTGCAATGGAAAGGGATATTAACGACTCAATCATGAATAGAACAATTCATGCCCTGAGCAATGAAGGTATTGATTATAAAGGCGCACTCTATGGCGGGTTAATGTTAAGGAACAATGAGCCGTATGTTCTTGAGTTTAATGCACGATTGGGAGATCCTGAAACCCAACCGATACTGTTTAAAATGGAAAGCGACATTCTCCCTATTTTGCTTGCCTGTGTCGAAGGTAAGTTGGACAGCATAAAAAAAATTGAATGGAAAAGTGGTGTCTCTGTATGTGTAGTAGTCGCATCAAGGGGTTACCCGGATAAACCCGAAAAGGGAAAAATTATCAAGGGATTGGAAAAACTTAAAAATGAAAAAGATGTTATTGTATTCCACGCAGGAACAAAAAAGGTCGGAAATGACTATTACACTTCAGGTGGAAGGGTTTTAGGAGTAACTGCAACAGGAGAAACATTTAAAGACGCAATTAACAAGGTCTATGAGGCTGTCTCATGTATAGAGTTTGACGGCATGCATTACAGGAAGGACATAGGCAGAAAAGCGTTAAATACAGGGAATAGGGGATAG
- a CDS encoding 3-isopropylmalate dehydrogenase encodes MGKEHNIGLIPGDGTGPEVIAEGVKVLNATSKKLGFVLKFNEYDLGGARYIKTGETLPDSILNELRQYDAIYLGAIGHPDVRPGILEKEILLRIRFELDQYINLRPIKLYEGVETPLKNKGPKEIDFVVIRENTEGLYTGAGGVLKRGTKDEVATQESINTRKGVERCIRFAYEYTQKRNKNKKLTLCGKTNVLTYAFNLWERTFYELSKEYPDIKTEYVHVDATCMWMVKNPEWFDVIVTDNMFGDIITDLGAMIQGGMGIACGGNINPNGVSMFEPIGGSAPKYTGKNVINPLAAILAGGMMLEFIGEKEGANIIENAVQKALTQDIKSLDAGKMGMGTKEVGDLIVRNVLNY; translated from the coding sequence ATGGGTAAGGAGCATAATATAGGTCTTATTCCAGGCGATGGAACGGGCCCTGAGGTTATTGCTGAAGGCGTAAAGGTTTTGAATGCAACATCAAAAAAATTAGGATTTGTCTTAAAATTTAATGAGTATGACTTAGGTGGAGCAAGATATATAAAAACTGGAGAAACTCTCCCAGATAGTATCTTAAATGAATTAAGGCAATATGACGCCATATATCTCGGAGCTATCGGGCATCCCGATGTAAGACCAGGGATATTAGAGAAGGAGATCCTTTTAAGGATAAGGTTCGAACTCGATCAGTACATAAACCTGAGGCCTATTAAACTATACGAAGGTGTTGAAACGCCTTTAAAAAATAAAGGACCTAAAGAAATAGATTTCGTGGTGATAAGAGAAAATACAGAAGGGCTCTATACCGGTGCAGGTGGGGTCCTTAAAAGGGGTACCAAAGATGAGGTCGCCACACAAGAATCTATAAATACAAGGAAAGGTGTTGAAAGGTGTATAAGGTTTGCATATGAATATACCCAAAAGCGTAACAAAAACAAGAAACTCACTCTATGTGGCAAGACAAATGTCCTCACCTACGCATTTAATTTATGGGAAAGAACATTTTATGAACTCTCAAAGGAATATCCTGACATTAAAACCGAGTATGTCCATGTTGATGCAACCTGTATGTGGATGGTAAAAAATCCAGAATGGTTTGATGTGATTGTGACTGATAATATGTTTGGCGATATAATAACGGACCTTGGGGCTATGATCCAAGGTGGAATGGGCATAGCCTGTGGTGGAAATATCAATCCAAACGGTGTATCAATGTTTGAGCCTATTGGTGGTTCAGCCCCCAAATACACTGGTAAGAATGTTATAAATCCCTTAGCAGCAATACTTGCCGGGGGAATGATGCTTGAATTTATCGGGGAAAAAGAAGGTGCAAACATTATAGAAAATGCAGTACAAAAAGCACTTACACAAGATATAAAATCCCTTGATGCTGGCAAAATGGGAATGGGGACAAAGGAAGTAGGCGACCTTATTGTACGAAATGTTTTAAATTATTAA